In one Halorubrum sp. CBA1229 genomic region, the following are encoded:
- a CDS encoding ATP-binding cassette domain-containing protein → MSADERAEGNEGEASDGPSATDAGGGPLVGVTDLTVSFGDVPVVAGVDLRVERGELVGLVGPNGAGKTTVLRAIKGTLAPDSGEVRLDGTAAADLSAREAGRRVASVPQDTSLAFDFRVRHVVEMGRTPHLGRFDGHGADDDRAVREAMDAAGVARFADRSIAEVSGGERQRVLLARALAQGTPALLLDEPTASLDANHAVRTLELVRDLVDDGRGALAAIHDLDVAARYCDRIVVLANGGVHAAGPPGEVLTADALRAAFNAEAFVGRNPATGTPAVTAFDAVGAAGTSGATNERDADRDETGPRRLHVVGSGRDAARVIARLAAAGHELSVGVVPEGDAAAETARDAGAEIVAAPAFEPVGAEAREAAVALASDADAAIAVGGGAGGDGTRVEGDRADPNAAVLAAADRAIEIDRDVDDADLLDAVRDPGGDLDST, encoded by the coding sequence GTGAGCGCCGACGAGCGCGCGGAGGGGAACGAGGGCGAAGCGAGCGACGGCCCGTCGGCAACCGACGCCGGCGGCGGCCCCCTCGTCGGAGTCACCGACCTGACCGTGTCGTTCGGCGACGTGCCCGTCGTCGCCGGCGTCGACCTCCGGGTCGAGCGCGGCGAGTTAGTCGGGCTCGTCGGCCCGAACGGCGCCGGGAAGACGACGGTGCTCCGGGCGATCAAGGGAACGCTCGCGCCCGACTCGGGGGAGGTCCGGCTGGACGGGACCGCCGCCGCCGACCTCTCCGCGCGCGAGGCCGGCCGCCGGGTCGCCAGCGTCCCGCAGGACACGAGCCTCGCGTTCGACTTCCGGGTGCGCCACGTGGTGGAGATGGGACGGACCCCGCACCTCGGGCGGTTCGACGGGCACGGCGCCGACGACGACCGGGCGGTGCGAGAGGCGATGGACGCGGCCGGCGTGGCGCGCTTCGCCGACCGATCGATCGCGGAGGTCTCGGGCGGGGAGCGTCAGCGCGTCCTGCTCGCGCGAGCGCTGGCGCAGGGGACTCCGGCGCTGCTGCTCGACGAGCCGACCGCGAGCCTCGACGCGAACCACGCCGTGCGCACCCTCGAACTCGTCCGCGACCTCGTCGACGACGGGCGCGGCGCGCTCGCGGCGATCCACGACCTCGACGTGGCGGCCCGGTACTGCGACCGGATCGTCGTCCTCGCGAACGGCGGCGTCCACGCCGCCGGGCCGCCCGGCGAGGTCCTGACCGCCGACGCGCTGCGAGCGGCCTTCAACGCCGAGGCGTTCGTCGGGCGCAACCCCGCGACCGGGACGCCCGCGGTCACCGCCTTCGACGCGGTCGGTGCGGCCGGCACGTCGGGCGCGACCAACGAGCGCGACGCGGACCGCGACGAGACCGGGCCGCGACGCCTCCACGTCGTCGGGTCCGGGCGGGACGCCGCCCGGGTCATCGCGCGCCTCGCGGCCGCGGGCCACGAGCTCTCGGTCGGCGTGGTGCCCGAGGGCGACGCCGCCGCCGAGACGGCCCGCGACGCCGGCGCCGAAATCGTCGCCGCGCCCGCGTTCGAACCGGTGGGAGCGGAGGCCCGGGAGGCCGCGGTCGCGCTCGCGAGCGACGCCGACGCGGCGATCGCGGTCGGCGGCGGAGCGGGCGGCGACGGAACGCGGGTCGAAGGGGACCGGGCCGACCCGAACGCGGCGGTCCTCGCGGCCGCCGACCGGGCGATCGAGATCGACCGCGACGTCGACGACGCCGACCTGCTCGACGCGGTTCGTGACCCGGGCGGCGACCTCGACTCGACATAA
- a CDS encoding RNA-guided endonuclease TnpB family protein yields MSRTVRTFEATITNQQQVRDDLDQLGWAASKLWNVGRYYAQEQWDETGEIPDDGELKAELKSHERYTDLHSQSSQRVLEELAEAFNGWFGKRRNGDDRARPPGYRKNGDSHPRSTVSFKAAGFKHDAQFTRVRLSKGRNLKEHRSDFILCEYQTRPDVDLTEWDIQQVRAIYKRDEWRLQFVCRTTIDPEPPGDEVAGVDLGICNFAAVSFGGEAVLYPGGALKEDEYYFTKKKAKCDDSSSRVATRLDRKRRGRRTHFLHALSKAIVEECIERDVGTLVVGDLGGIREGDENGESRNWGDHGNLDLHGWAFDRFATLLDYKAEAEGIDVELVSERDTSKSCSACGHTDDNQRVKRGLYVCEACDTVANADVNGAENIRQKVLPSLATDGGDRDNGWLAQPAVHLFDRSEGSFAPREQVVNREP; encoded by the coding sequence ATGAGTCGAACCGTCCGAACCTTCGAGGCCACCATCACGAACCAGCAACAGGTTCGTGACGACCTTGATCAACTCGGATGGGCCGCCTCAAAACTCTGGAACGTCGGTCGCTACTACGCACAAGAACAGTGGGACGAAACGGGCGAGATTCCCGATGACGGGGAACTCAAAGCCGAACTCAAAAGCCACGAACGCTACACGGACTTACATTCTCAGTCCAGTCAGCGCGTTCTCGAAGAACTCGCTGAAGCGTTCAACGGCTGGTTCGGTAAGCGTCGGAACGGCGACGACCGTGCCAGACCGCCCGGCTACCGCAAGAACGGAGATTCTCACCCTCGTTCAACCGTGTCGTTCAAAGCGGCTGGCTTCAAGCACGACGCACAGTTCACCCGCGTTCGCCTCTCGAAAGGCCGCAACCTCAAAGAACACCGTTCAGACTTCATCCTGTGCGAGTACCAGACTCGCCCGGACGTTGATCTGACCGAGTGGGACATTCAGCAGGTTCGCGCGATCTACAAGCGCGACGAATGGCGGCTTCAATTCGTCTGTCGCACCACCATCGACCCGGAACCGCCGGGCGACGAGGTGGCCGGTGTTGACCTCGGGATTTGCAACTTCGCCGCCGTCTCGTTCGGCGGTGAAGCGGTGTTGTATCCCGGTGGCGCACTCAAAGAGGACGAATACTACTTCACGAAAAAGAAGGCTAAGTGCGACGATTCCTCGTCTCGTGTGGCCACCCGACTTGACCGCAAGCGGAGGGGTCGTCGGACACACTTCTTGCACGCGCTCTCGAAAGCGATTGTCGAGGAGTGCATCGAACGAGATGTCGGGACTCTTGTCGTTGGCGACCTCGGCGGGATCCGAGAGGGCGACGAGAACGGCGAGTCTCGGAATTGGGGCGACCACGGCAATCTCGACTTGCACGGGTGGGCGTTCGACCGCTTCGCGACGCTACTCGACTACAAGGCGGAAGCCGAGGGCATCGACGTGGAGTTGGTGTCGGAACGCGATACGTCGAAGTCGTGTTCAGCATGTGGTCACACGGACGATAACCAACGGGTCAAACGTGGGTTGTACGTCTGTGAGGCGTGCGATACGGTTGCGAACGCGGACGTGAACGGTGCGGAGAACATTCGACAAAAGGTACTCCCGAGTCTCGCCACGGATGGCGGCGATAGGGATAACGGCTGGTTGGCACAGCCAGCGGTTCACCTGTTCGACCGCAGCGAGGGCAGTTTCGCCCCGCGAGAACAGGTCGTGAACCGCGAACCATAA
- a CDS encoding 2-isopropylmalate synthase, whose product MASNIEIGPVRIFDTTLRDGEQSPRTSFSYDEKRRIAATLDDMNTHVIEAGFPVNSDAEFEAVSDIAAATDTTVCGLARVVEGDIDAAIDSGVEMVHVFVSTSDVQLEDSMHATRAEAKERAVDAVEQVKDAGVECMFSPMDATRTDPDYLTEIVEAVSDAGTDWINIPDTCGVAMPTSFGKTVKAVVEATDARVDVHTHDDFGMAAANAVTGFENGAEQAQVSVNGIGERAGNAAYEEVVMAVESVYGVDTGIDTTQITKLARIVEEASDIPVPANKPVTGRNAFAHESGIHAAGVIENADTFETGVMTPEMVGAEREFVLGKHTGTHSVRKHLVEAGFDPSDGEVRRITKRVKEYGSGKRQVTAGDVERFAEEAGIDREEEVRV is encoded by the coding sequence ATAGCTTCTAACATCGAAATCGGTCCTGTACGGATCTTCGACACGACGTTACGAGACGGAGAACAGTCACCACGGACGTCGTTCAGCTATGACGAGAAACGCCGCATAGCGGCGACGCTGGACGACATGAACACCCACGTCATCGAGGCTGGGTTCCCGGTGAACTCGGACGCGGAGTTCGAGGCCGTGAGCGACATCGCCGCCGCGACGGACACCACCGTCTGCGGGCTGGCGCGGGTCGTCGAGGGCGACATCGACGCCGCGATCGACTCCGGCGTCGAGATGGTCCACGTGTTCGTCTCCACCAGCGACGTGCAGCTGGAGGACTCGATGCACGCGACCAGAGCCGAGGCGAAGGAACGCGCGGTCGACGCCGTCGAGCAGGTGAAAGACGCCGGCGTCGAGTGCATGTTCTCGCCGATGGACGCCACCCGGACGGACCCGGACTACCTGACGGAGATCGTCGAGGCGGTCTCGGACGCCGGCACGGACTGGATCAACATCCCGGACACGTGCGGCGTGGCGATGCCGACGAGCTTCGGGAAGACGGTGAAGGCCGTCGTCGAGGCGACCGACGCCCGCGTCGACGTGCACACGCACGACGACTTCGGGATGGCCGCGGCGAACGCCGTCACCGGCTTCGAGAACGGCGCCGAGCAGGCGCAGGTGTCGGTCAACGGGATCGGCGAGCGCGCCGGCAACGCCGCCTACGAGGAGGTCGTGATGGCCGTCGAGTCGGTGTACGGCGTCGACACCGGCATCGACACGACCCAGATCACCAAGCTGGCGCGGATCGTCGAGGAGGCGTCCGACATCCCCGTGCCCGCGAACAAGCCCGTCACCGGGCGCAACGCGTTCGCGCACGAGTCGGGCATCCACGCGGCCGGCGTCATCGAGAACGCCGACACGTTCGAGACCGGCGTGATGACCCCCGAGATGGTGGGGGCCGAACGGGAGTTCGTGCTCGGGAAACACACCGGCACCCACAGCGTGCGCAAGCACCTGGTGGAGGCCGGCTTCGACCCGAGCGACGGAGAGGTCCGGCGCATCACCAAACGCGTCAAGGAGTACGGCTCCGGCAAGCGGCAGGTGACCGCCGGCGACGTCGAGCGCTTCGCCGAGGAGGCGGGCATCGACCGCGAGGAGGAGGTCCGGGTCTGA
- a CDS encoding ABC transporter ATP-binding protein, which translates to MPDGDASEERPESTTDPSLAVRGLTKRYGETVALDGVDLAVDEGEFVAVVGPSGCGKSTLLRVLSGLEERFEGEAAVGGTDVRRAGSDHVGMVFQEPRLLAWADVRENVAIGLPADVDRDDPAASDRVDDLIETVGLDGFAESRPGELSGGMAQRVSLARGLAYDPEVLLLDEPFSALDRLTKYEQQDHLLDVWAERGTTVALVTHDVEEAAYLADRVVVLGGQPGTVEAVIDVDADRPRDRTDGGLLAARREITDALGL; encoded by the coding sequence ATCCCGGACGGCGACGCGAGCGAGGAGAGGCCGGAGTCGACGACCGACCCGTCGCTCGCGGTGCGCGGGCTCACCAAGCGCTACGGCGAGACGGTCGCGCTCGACGGCGTCGACCTCGCGGTCGACGAGGGGGAGTTCGTGGCGGTCGTCGGCCCCTCCGGCTGCGGGAAGTCGACGCTGCTGCGCGTGCTCTCCGGGCTGGAGGAGCGCTTCGAGGGCGAGGCCGCGGTCGGCGGGACCGACGTGCGGAGGGCCGGCAGCGACCACGTCGGGATGGTGTTCCAGGAGCCGCGGCTCCTCGCGTGGGCCGACGTCCGGGAGAACGTCGCGATCGGGCTCCCGGCGGACGTCGACCGCGACGACCCCGCCGCCAGCGACCGCGTTGACGACCTGATCGAGACGGTGGGGCTCGACGGGTTCGCGGAGAGCCGCCCGGGCGAGCTCTCCGGGGGGATGGCCCAGCGGGTCTCGCTGGCGCGGGGGCTCGCCTACGATCCGGAGGTGTTGCTGCTCGACGAGCCGTTCTCGGCGCTCGACCGGCTGACGAAGTACGAGCAGCAGGACCACCTGCTCGACGTATGGGCGGAGCGGGGAACCACGGTCGCGCTGGTGACGCACGACGTCGAGGAGGCCGCCTACCTCGCCGACCGCGTGGTCGTCCTCGGCGGTCAGCCCGGGACGGTCGAGGCGGTGATCGACGTCGACGCCGACCGCCCCCGCGACCGGACCGACGGGGGACTGCTGGCGGCGCGCCGCGAGATCACCGACGCGCTCGGGCTCTGA
- a CDS encoding substrate-binding domain-containing protein translates to MERRQFLRGTGATIGGSLLAGCAGSDGRTVTVDYAYYNPVSLVLREKGWLAEAFAETDVDVEWVLSLGSNQANEYSQGGEAEVASTAGIAALMARSNGVPITTPYVYSEPEWTALVTFAETGIESVADLEGKRVAATRGTDPYFFLLQALDDAGLSEDDVEVVHLQHPEGQSALVGGDVDAWAGLDPHMAELELEHDGAELFFREPAYNTYGFLNFLDGFLADHPEDARRVLETYERGRRWAIDNPEATAGILASESEMSEAVAERVFTKRTDLSEPIPGDPHRDLLADLAPILEREGLVTDDADPAGSIDDLLDPEFASETVSDAGSGGE, encoded by the coding sequence ATGGAACGAAGACAGTTCCTGCGCGGCACCGGCGCGACGATCGGCGGCTCGCTGCTCGCCGGCTGCGCCGGGAGCGACGGACGCACCGTGACGGTCGACTACGCCTACTACAACCCGGTCAGCCTCGTCCTGCGCGAGAAGGGGTGGCTGGCGGAGGCGTTCGCGGAGACGGACGTCGACGTGGAGTGGGTGCTGAGCCTCGGCAGCAACCAGGCCAACGAGTACTCGCAGGGCGGGGAGGCGGAGGTCGCCTCGACCGCCGGGATCGCGGCGCTGATGGCGCGGTCGAACGGCGTGCCAATCACGACGCCGTACGTCTACTCCGAGCCCGAGTGGACCGCGCTCGTCACGTTCGCGGAGACGGGGATCGAGTCGGTCGCCGACCTGGAGGGCAAGCGCGTCGCCGCCACCCGCGGCACCGACCCGTACTTCTTTTTGCTGCAGGCGCTCGACGACGCCGGCCTGAGCGAGGACGACGTCGAGGTCGTCCACCTCCAACACCCCGAGGGGCAGTCGGCGCTGGTGGGGGGCGACGTCGACGCGTGGGCCGGGCTCGACCCCCACATGGCCGAGCTGGAGCTGGAACACGACGGCGCGGAGCTGTTCTTCCGCGAGCCCGCGTACAACACCTACGGCTTCCTCAATTTCCTCGACGGCTTCCTCGCGGATCACCCGGAGGACGCCCGACGCGTCCTCGAGACCTACGAGCGCGGCCGCAGGTGGGCGATCGACAACCCCGAGGCGACCGCGGGGATCCTCGCGAGCGAGTCGGAGATGTCCGAGGCGGTGGCCGAGCGCGTGTTCACGAAGCGGACCGACCTCTCGGAGCCGATTCCGGGCGACCCGCACCGCGACCTGCTCGCCGACCTCGCGCCCATCCTAGAGCGCGAGGGACTCGTCACCGACGACGCCGACCCCGCGGGGAGTATCGACGACCTGCTCGACCCGGAGTTCGCGAGCGAGACCGTGAGCGACGCCGGTTCCGGAGGCGAGTGA
- the btuC gene encoding vitamin B12 ABC transporter permease BtuC: MSAWRRASVWSAGLAAALGVVITVSAAIGPAPISPAETVKAVLNAIVVPAGIETTAAGIGTLRLPGVGPLTLPGVDLAYASPFAYPVDDVHARIVVGVRLPRILMAALVGFALAAAGTVMQGFFRNPMADPSIIGVSSGAAVGAVAFIVFPTALSATVTLPLIGAVDVGLSYGAGVSLFAFVGALAAAFGVYAIATRHGRTPVATLLLAGVAVQTFLGAVISYLQLQAGESLRRIVAWLMGHLSGASWSEVAATAVVVPPLFVLLLVYARDLNVLLLGEEEARGLGIAVERTKRILLGASALITAAGVAFAGVIGFVGLIVPHMLRLVVGPDHRVLLPTAALAGGSFLVAADTVARAGSTELPVGIVTAAVGAPFFIYLLSNREVHEL; this comes from the coding sequence ATGAGTGCCTGGAGGCGGGCGTCGGTCTGGTCGGCGGGCCTAGCGGCCGCGCTGGGCGTCGTGATAACGGTGAGCGCCGCGATCGGCCCCGCGCCCATCTCCCCCGCGGAGACGGTGAAGGCCGTGTTGAACGCGATCGTCGTGCCGGCCGGGATCGAGACGACGGCCGCCGGGATCGGTACCCTACGGCTCCCCGGCGTGGGCCCGCTGACGCTGCCCGGCGTCGACCTCGCGTACGCCTCGCCGTTCGCGTACCCGGTCGACGACGTCCACGCGCGGATCGTTGTCGGGGTCCGGCTCCCCCGCATCTTGATGGCCGCGCTGGTCGGCTTCGCGCTCGCGGCGGCCGGCACCGTCATGCAGGGGTTCTTCCGGAACCCGATGGCGGACCCGTCGATCATCGGCGTCTCCTCCGGCGCGGCGGTCGGCGCCGTCGCCTTCATCGTCTTCCCGACGGCGCTGTCGGCGACCGTGACGCTCCCACTGATCGGCGCGGTCGACGTGGGGCTCTCGTACGGCGCGGGCGTCAGCCTCTTCGCGTTCGTCGGAGCCCTCGCGGCCGCCTTCGGCGTGTACGCCATCGCGACGCGACACGGACGGACGCCGGTGGCGACGCTCCTGCTCGCCGGCGTCGCGGTCCAGACGTTCCTCGGCGCGGTCATTTCGTACCTCCAGCTGCAGGCCGGCGAGTCGCTCCGGCGGATCGTCGCGTGGCTGATGGGCCACCTCTCCGGCGCGTCGTGGAGCGAGGTCGCCGCGACGGCGGTCGTGGTGCCGCCGCTGTTCGTCCTCCTCTTAGTGTACGCCCGCGACCTCAACGTCCTCCTCCTCGGCGAGGAGGAGGCGCGCGGGCTCGGCATCGCGGTCGAGCGCACCAAGCGGATCCTGCTGGGCGCCTCCGCGCTGATCACGGCCGCGGGCGTCGCCTTCGCCGGCGTCATCGGCTTCGTCGGGCTGATCGTCCCGCACATGCTCCGGCTGGTCGTGGGCCCCGACCACCGGGTGCTGCTGCCGACCGCGGCGCTCGCGGGCGGGTCGTTCCTCGTCGCCGCCGACACGGTCGCCCGCGCCGGGAGCACGGAGCTGCCGGTCGGCATCGTCACCGCCGCGGTCGGCGCGCCCTTCTTCATCTACCTGCTCTCGAACCGGGAGGTGCACGAGCTGTGA
- a CDS encoding ABC transporter permease, with protein sequence MATTRETGRASADAAAETLPDADRFRWLIGFVVPAAIVVAWHLLVATGVFAAHQLPAPLRVVETLYGLGASGELWGHVAITVQRVFLGVLLGASVGIALGTLTGLSELAADLLDPLLQSLKNIPSLAWVPLFLLWFGIGEGAKVLLIAVGAFFPVYLNLSAGIGEVSEDLLEVAEVYDLGRIESLRRVVFPAAVPSLLVGIRGGVGLAWMFVVAAELIAASEGIGFLLSDGRVLARPDIIVGSILLFAFLGNLSDLAVKEVENRVVGR encoded by the coding sequence ATGGCGACGACGCGAGAGACGGGACGGGCGAGCGCCGACGCCGCCGCCGAGACCCTCCCCGACGCCGACCGGTTCCGGTGGCTGATCGGGTTCGTCGTGCCCGCGGCGATCGTCGTCGCCTGGCACCTGCTGGTCGCGACCGGCGTCTTCGCCGCCCACCAGCTCCCGGCGCCGCTGCGGGTGGTCGAGACGCTCTACGGGCTCGGCGCCTCGGGCGAGCTGTGGGGCCACGTCGCGATCACGGTCCAGCGCGTGTTCCTCGGGGTGCTCCTCGGCGCGAGCGTCGGGATCGCTCTCGGAACGCTCACCGGACTCTCCGAGCTCGCCGCCGACTTGCTCGATCCGCTGCTCCAGAGTCTCAAGAACATCCCCTCGCTGGCGTGGGTGCCGCTGTTCCTGCTGTGGTTCGGGATCGGCGAGGGCGCGAAGGTGCTGCTGATCGCCGTCGGCGCCTTCTTCCCGGTGTACCTCAACCTCTCGGCGGGGATCGGCGAGGTGAGCGAGGACCTGCTGGAGGTGGCCGAGGTGTACGACCTCGGCCGGATCGAGTCGCTCCGACGGGTGGTGTTCCCGGCGGCGGTACCGAGTCTGCTCGTCGGGATCCGCGGCGGCGTCGGACTGGCGTGGATGTTCGTCGTGGCCGCGGAGCTGATCGCGGCCAGCGAGGGGATCGGGTTCCTGCTGAGCGACGGGCGCGTGCTCGCGCGGCCGGACATCATCGTCGGTTCGATCCTGCTTTTCGCCTTCCTCGGGAACCTCTCGGACCTGGCCGTCAAGGAGGTGGAGAACCGTGTCGTCGGTCGGTGA
- a CDS encoding PGF-CTERM-anchored ABC transporter substrate-binding protein, which produces MRHRYVIAMALLVTTALVGGVAGPAAGAQPTTTASPTIDHSTDGPGAQQTDAACEFPLEITDATGTTITLDERPERITTTNPSAAQTLWEIGARDRVVGVTQYAAYLDGASERENVSAEGFGVSVERVVDTEPDLVLVPNASSASTAETLRAQNLTVYHYAEATSIEAIAEKTETTGRLVGNCEAAAETNAEMNEAVAAAENRTAGLDRPNALYPLGDGYVAAGNTFINSIMEAGGVANVAAAEGDGYPQLSNEVILQTDPELILVTTPDAVILEEEPYASTTAGTEGNYVVMNVNYLNQPAPRSVIESTTTLSTAVEELQTESDGATDGEDESADGDDGGDGDTTSDGDDGSTEDGSDGSTGEGSTGDSAPGFGVVAALIAAIATALIARRR; this is translated from the coding sequence ATGCGACACAGGTACGTCATCGCGATGGCCCTGCTCGTGACGACCGCCTTGGTGGGCGGCGTCGCGGGCCCGGCCGCGGGCGCACAGCCGACGACGACGGCGTCGCCGACGATCGACCACTCGACCGACGGGCCGGGCGCCCAGCAGACGGACGCCGCGTGCGAGTTCCCGCTGGAGATCACGGACGCGACGGGGACGACGATCACGCTCGACGAGCGGCCCGAGCGGATCACGACGACGAACCCGTCGGCCGCCCAGACGCTCTGGGAGATCGGCGCCCGCGACCGTGTCGTCGGCGTGACCCAGTACGCCGCGTACCTCGACGGGGCGAGCGAGCGCGAGAACGTCTCGGCCGAGGGCTTCGGCGTCAGCGTCGAGCGCGTCGTGGACACCGAGCCGGACCTCGTGCTCGTCCCGAACGCCTCCTCGGCGAGCACGGCCGAGACCCTCCGCGCCCAGAACCTCACTGTGTACCACTACGCCGAGGCGACCTCGATCGAGGCCATCGCGGAGAAGACGGAGACGACCGGGCGGCTCGTCGGCAACTGCGAGGCCGCCGCCGAGACGAACGCGGAGATGAACGAGGCCGTCGCGGCCGCCGAGAACCGGACCGCCGGCCTCGACCGGCCGAACGCGCTGTACCCGCTCGGCGACGGCTACGTCGCCGCGGGCAACACGTTCATCAACTCCATCATGGAAGCCGGCGGCGTGGCCAACGTCGCGGCCGCCGAGGGCGACGGCTACCCGCAGCTCTCCAACGAGGTCATCCTCCAGACCGACCCCGAACTGATCCTCGTGACGACCCCCGACGCGGTGATCTTAGAGGAGGAGCCGTACGCGAGCACGACCGCCGGGACGGAGGGGAACTACGTCGTGATGAACGTCAACTACCTCAACCAGCCCGCGCCGCGCAGCGTGATCGAGTCCACGACCACGCTCTCGACCGCCGTCGAGGAGCTCCAGACCGAGAGCGACGGCGCGACCGACGGTGAGGACGAGAGCGCCGACGGAGACGACGGCGGCGACGGAGACACCACGAGCGACGGCGACGACGGATCGACGGAGGACGGGAGCGACGGGTCGACCGGTGAGGGATCGACCGGTGACTCGGCGCCCGGGTTCGGCGTCGTCGCGGCGCTGATCGCCGCGATCGCGACGGCGCTGATCGCGCGACGGCGCTGA
- a CDS encoding BMP family ABC transporter substrate-binding protein, with amino-acid sequence MTENRKSIGETEGVDRRTVLASGSALATGTAFAGCLGGGDGGDSGDGGSESATNIAIVSSPAGFDDNAFNDLAVEGLQAAQEEYEIEINQVEETQQSNYQSTQANLAESGDYDLIVLVSYNHTEALTQNAADYPDQNWMLINAHVDEPNVAGYTWANHEMSYLAGVLGGTMTTEELSHEGNSNDPSDAHIGFVGGVDGSLINAFERSYVAGAEWVNSDVTVDVGYIGDYSDTDTAASIASSQYDNGADIVYHAAAAAGQGVFESAQENNRFAIGVDADQSLTLEEFQDVIIGSAVKYINEGTQEVASAVAEGDFESVTGANTLGLDEEGVDLVIGQAFDGDMPDVVSQNIQEAKDGITSGDIEVPCSASGCN; translated from the coding sequence ATGACAGAAAATCGTAAATCGATCGGCGAGACCGAGGGCGTCGACCGGCGGACGGTGCTCGCTTCGGGGAGCGCGCTCGCGACGGGGACCGCCTTCGCCGGCTGTCTCGGCGGCGGCGACGGCGGCGACAGCGGCGACGGCGGATCGGAGTCTGCGACGAATATCGCGATCGTCTCCAGCCCGGCCGGGTTCGATGACAACGCGTTCAACGACCTAGCGGTCGAGGGGCTCCAGGCCGCACAGGAGGAGTACGAGATCGAGATCAATCAGGTCGAGGAGACCCAGCAGTCGAACTACCAGTCCACGCAGGCGAACCTCGCCGAGAGCGGCGACTACGACCTCATCGTGTTGGTCTCGTACAACCACACCGAGGCCCTCACGCAGAACGCCGCGGACTACCCGGACCAGAACTGGATGCTCATCAACGCGCACGTCGACGAGCCCAACGTGGCTGGGTACACGTGGGCCAACCACGAGATGTCCTATCTCGCGGGCGTTCTGGGCGGAACGATGACGACCGAGGAGCTCTCTCACGAGGGCAACTCGAACGATCCGAGCGACGCACACATCGGCTTCGTCGGCGGCGTCGACGGATCGCTCATCAACGCGTTCGAGCGGTCGTACGTCGCCGGCGCGGAGTGGGTCAACTCCGACGTCACCGTCGACGTCGGGTACATCGGCGATTACAGCGACACGGACACCGCCGCTAGCATCGCCTCCTCCCAGTACGACAACGGCGCAGACATCGTCTACCACGCCGCGGCCGCGGCCGGACAGGGCGTCTTCGAGTCCGCCCAAGAGAACAACCGCTTCGCGATCGGCGTCGACGCGGACCAGTCCCTGACCCTCGAAGAGTTCCAAGACGTCATTATCGGCTCCGCGGTCAAGTACATCAACGAGGGGACTCAGGAAGTCGCTTCGGCGGTCGCCGAGGGCGACTTCGAGAGCGTCACAGGCGCGAACACGCTCGGACTCGACGAGGAGGGCGTCGATCTCGTGATCGGTCAGGCGTTCGACGGCGACATGCCCGACGTCGTGTCGCAGAACATTCAAGAGGCGAAAGACGGCATCACGAGCGGCGATATCGAGGTTCCGTGTTCCGCCTCCGGCTGTAACTGA